The Lentisphaerota bacterium genome contains a region encoding:
- a CDS encoding biopolymer transporter ExbD gives MPLRWKKRRQREIPQRISDVNMTPLIDLTFLLLITFLITLPLMENSIQVKLPMGKADKLSDKKSQNVTLNATGAIHLNNRPVSIEQLEDGLREAALKDPAVAVLIRGDEKLDYGKVVGVMKVLYKLKITRMALVTQAD, from the coding sequence ATGCCGCTGCGGTGGAAGAAAAGGCGCCAGCGGGAAATCCCGCAACGCATCAGCGATGTCAATATGACGCCGCTGATTGATCTGACGTTTCTGCTGCTGATCACGTTTCTCATCACGCTGCCCCTCATGGAAAACAGCATCCAAGTGAAGCTCCCGATGGGCAAAGCAGACAAGCTGTCGGATAAAAAATCGCAGAACGTGACCCTGAACGCCACCGGCGCAATCCACCTGAATAATCGGCCGGTTTCCATCGAACAGCTCGAAGACGGGTTGCGCGAAGCCGCGCTGAAAGATCCCGCTGTCGCCGTCCTAATCCGTGGGGACGAGAAACTGGACTATGGCAAGGTTGTCGGGGTGATGAAGGTGTTGTATAAACTCAAGATTACGCGAATGGCTCTGGTCACACAGGCCGACTGA
- a CDS encoding NADP-dependent isocitrate dehydrogenase: protein MAYTKIRIPDGGEAITMGEGGSLRVPDRPIIPFIEGDGTGADITRAAMIAWNAAVAAAYRGARAVAWMEIYAGEKANDVYGPNTWLPPETLQACREFLVSIKGPLTTPVGGGIRSLNVALRQELDLYVCLRPVRWFKGVPSPVKRPELTDMVIFRENTEDIYAGVEWMAGTESAQKVIRFLCDEMGVKKIRFPDTSSIGIKPVSTEGTERLVRAAIAYAIANDRTSVTLVHKGNIMKFTEGGFRDWGYALAQREFGATPVNGGPWLRFTNPRTGREIVVKDCIADAFLQQILTRPAEYDVIATLNLNGDYISDALAACVGGIGIAPGGNINYQTGVAVFEATHGTAPKYANLDKVNPGSLILSGEMMFRYMGWTEAADKLITAMDRVIAAKTVTYDFARLMDGATEVSCSAFGRELAAAMD, encoded by the coding sequence GTGGCTTACACTAAGATTCGAATTCCGGACGGGGGCGAGGCGATTACCATGGGCGAGGGCGGATCACTGCGGGTGCCCGACCGCCCGATCATCCCGTTCATTGAGGGGGACGGCACGGGCGCCGACATCACTCGCGCCGCGATGATTGCGTGGAACGCCGCTGTTGCGGCGGCTTACCGCGGCGCGCGTGCCGTCGCTTGGATGGAGATTTACGCGGGTGAGAAGGCCAACGACGTGTACGGGCCGAACACCTGGCTCCCCCCCGAGACGCTGCAGGCGTGCCGCGAGTTCCTCGTTTCGATCAAGGGGCCGCTGACCACCCCCGTCGGCGGCGGCATCCGGTCGCTCAATGTCGCCCTGCGCCAGGAACTGGACCTCTACGTCTGCCTGAGGCCCGTACGCTGGTTCAAGGGGGTCCCCTCGCCGGTGAAACGGCCCGAGCTGACCGACATGGTGATTTTCCGAGAGAATACCGAGGACATCTACGCCGGCGTCGAGTGGATGGCCGGCACGGAGTCCGCCCAGAAGGTGATTCGCTTCCTGTGCGACGAGATGGGGGTGAAGAAGATCCGCTTTCCCGACACGTCATCGATCGGCATCAAGCCGGTTTCGACCGAGGGGACGGAACGGCTCGTCCGGGCGGCGATCGCTTATGCCATTGCCAATGACCGCACATCGGTGACGCTGGTTCACAAGGGCAACATCATGAAATTCACCGAGGGTGGATTTCGCGACTGGGGCTACGCGCTGGCGCAGCGCGAGTTCGGCGCAACGCCGGTTAACGGCGGCCCGTGGCTTCGCTTCACCAACCCCCGCACAGGGCGCGAGATCGTGGTCAAGGACTGCATCGCCGACGCCTTCCTGCAGCAGATCCTCACACGGCCGGCGGAGTACGACGTGATCGCCACGCTTAACCTCAACGGCGACTATATCTCAGACGCGCTCGCCGCTTGCGTCGGCGGCATCGGCATTGCCCCCGGAGGTAACATCAACTACCAGACGGGCGTGGCCGTCTTCGAGGCTACCCACGGCACGGCGCCGAAATACGCCAATTTGGACAAGGTCAATCCCGGTTCGCTCATCCTGTCGGGTGAAATGATGTTCCGCTACATGGGCTGGACCGAGGCGGCCGACAAGCTGATCACGGCCATGGACCGGGTGATCGCGGCCAAGACCGTGACCTACGATTTCGCCCGCCTCATGGACGGCGCGACAGAAGTCTCGTGCAGCGCCTTCGGCCGCGAGCTCGCGGCGGCGATGGATTGA
- a CDS encoding TonB C-terminal domain-containing protein: MKPDVKPVVKPEPDQTPAKSPSSPFIKGERVVRPTPGPRLQPVKLTRQPTLSAEEIARMLVLGARPGEENVIPQDEVQRCFLLVKRALYEAWVRPSRGDAGPRPAQIELTFGAGGVIARVRLVRSSGSAILDRSAEAAGRAVGQINGLTARFLRDYPRVTVDFEIE; the protein is encoded by the coding sequence GTGAAGCCGGACGTCAAACCGGTCGTGAAGCCCGAGCCCGATCAAACGCCGGCCAAATCGCCGAGCAGCCCGTTTATCAAGGGCGAGCGGGTGGTGCGTCCGACACCGGGGCCGAGGCTTCAGCCTGTGAAACTGACGCGCCAGCCGACGTTGAGTGCGGAGGAGATCGCGCGGATGCTGGTCCTCGGCGCGCGGCCTGGCGAGGAGAATGTGATCCCTCAAGACGAGGTGCAGCGGTGTTTCCTGCTGGTCAAGCGCGCGCTCTACGAAGCGTGGGTGCGTCCATCACGCGGCGACGCTGGCCCCCGGCCCGCCCAAATCGAGTTGACGTTCGGCGCTGGCGGGGTGATTGCCCGTGTCCGGCTGGTGAGATCATCGGGCAGTGCGATCCTCGACCGGTCGGCCGAAGCCGCCGGGCGCGCGGTCGGCCAGATCAACGGCCTGACCGCCCGCTTCTTGCGAGATTATCCGCGCGTGACCGTTGACTTCGAGATCGAATAA
- a CDS encoding tRNA pseudouridine(38-40) synthase TruA: AAHVPYPLDVARMRDAARAFIGKHDFASFTANPNREVESTVREIFAFTVTARGHAITFRVCGNGFLYKQVRSMVGFLLRVGAGSEIPEAVSALLATRASRTARVPSAVPQGLFLWRVWYR, from the coding sequence CGCAGCGCATGTCCCCTACCCGCTCGACGTGGCTCGGATGCGTGACGCCGCCCGCGCCTTCATCGGAAAACATGATTTCGCCTCGTTCACGGCCAATCCCAATCGCGAGGTCGAAAGCACGGTCCGCGAAATTTTCGCCTTCACCGTCACCGCGCGCGGCCACGCGATCACCTTCCGCGTCTGCGGTAACGGCTTCCTGTACAAGCAGGTCCGCAGCATGGTCGGGTTCCTCCTCCGCGTCGGCGCGGGGTCCGAAATCCCCGAAGCCGTGAGCGCGCTCCTCGCCACCCGCGCGTCCCGCACCGCCCGCGTCCCATCCGCCGTCCCCCAAGGACTCTTCCTCTGGCGGGTGTGGTACCGGTGA